Proteins encoded together in one Xenopus laevis strain J_2021 chromosome 6L, Xenopus_laevis_v10.1, whole genome shotgun sequence window:
- the vxn.L gene encoding vexin isoform X2, translating into MIKLHRQSYKNLQNISTASPSRVCKSARGKTSTAQKSHVNKGALSCDVHPHQAQELVSQQVELLHVLHRNDEMWRLAVQDTTKHIQSAEKKASRFSRRKQTAPPKTKSLRTPPACSTDKQNAPTVPASPSSYETLGCREQRPENPKDEATLPLTAHNIPKKAPSLLEKIGLKLKRTVEYIGASNCAFEDD; encoded by the exons ATGATCAAGCTACACAGACAGAGTTACAAGAACCTACAGAATATCAGCACTGCTTCTCCTTCCAGGG tatgCAAATCAGCCAGAGGAAAGACTTCAACTGCTCAGAAGAGCCATGTGAATAAG GGGGCACTGTCTTGTGATGTACATCCCCACCAGGCTCAGGAACTTGTATCACAGCAAGTGGAGCTCCTGCATGTTCTTCACAGGAATGATGAGATGTGGAGACTGGCAGTGCAGGACACAACAAAGCACA TTCAAAGCGCTGAAAAAAAAGCATCACGGTTTAGTCGACGCAAACAAACTGCGCCACCCAAAACA AAAAGCCTTAGAACGCCGCCAGCCTGCAGCACAGACAAACAGAATGCCCCCACTGTGCCGGCTTCACCCTCCAGCTACGAGACACTGGG GTGCAGAGAGCAGCGACCAGAGAACCCCAAAGATGAAGCCACTTTGCCCCTTACTGCTCACAACATCCCAAAAAAAGCACCAAGTCTACTGGAGAAAATTGGGCTGAAACTAAAGAGGACTGTGGAATATATTGGGGCTTCTAACTGTGCCTTTGAAGACGACTGA
- the vxn.L gene encoding vexin isoform X1: protein MQAFHVHSHSLISFLKCLQILYLFSVCKSARGKTSTAQKSHVNKGALSCDVHPHQAQELVSQQVELLHVLHRNDEMWRLAVQDTTKHIQSAEKKASRFSRRKQTAPPKTKSLRTPPACSTDKQNAPTVPASPSSYETLGCREQRPENPKDEATLPLTAHNIPKKAPSLLEKIGLKLKRTVEYIGASNCAFEDD from the exons ATGCAAGCATTCCACGTGCACAGTCATAGCCTTATTTCATTCTTGAAATGTttacagattttatatttattttcagtatgCAAATCAGCCAGAGGAAAGACTTCAACTGCTCAGAAGAGCCATGTGAATAAG GGGGCACTGTCTTGTGATGTACATCCCCACCAGGCTCAGGAACTTGTATCACAGCAAGTGGAGCTCCTGCATGTTCTTCACAGGAATGATGAGATGTGGAGACTGGCAGTGCAGGACACAACAAAGCACA TTCAAAGCGCTGAAAAAAAAGCATCACGGTTTAGTCGACGCAAACAAACTGCGCCACCCAAAACA AAAAGCCTTAGAACGCCGCCAGCCTGCAGCACAGACAAACAGAATGCCCCCACTGTGCCGGCTTCACCCTCCAGCTACGAGACACTGGG GTGCAGAGAGCAGCGACCAGAGAACCCCAAAGATGAAGCCACTTTGCCCCTTACTGCTCACAACATCCCAAAAAAAGCACCAAGTCTACTGGAGAAAATTGGGCTGAAACTAAAGAGGACTGTGGAATATATTGGGGCTTCTAACTGTGCCTTTGAAGACGACTGA
- the LOC108718816 gene encoding traf2 and NCK-interacting protein kinase-like: protein MTMCAGGSVDALIRSTPNRSLDETWISYICKKVLQGLDYLQELNVIHHDLKGANIMLTSTARVKIIDFGLATIGPISTSNAGTRCWMAPEVHACFTRSVHYNYKVDVWSLGITAIEMAEYNPPHIKLRGAELSERIMNGPAPALKEDIWSNKFHRFINKCLQKDPAKRPFAKELLLNRFITYNQDEDEVQYSIAEHIHKGAKN from the exons ATGACAATGTGTGCTGGTGGCTCCGTAGACGCCTTAATTAGGAGCACGCCCAATAGATCCTTGGATGAGACCTGGATTTCATACATATGCAAGAAAGTTTTACAG ggCCTGGATTACTTACAGGAACTGAACGTGATACATCATGATCTCAAGGGCGCCAATATAATGTTAACTTCTACGGCCCGTGTGAAGATAA ttgattttggcCTTGCCACAATAGGGCCCATCAGTACAAGTAATGCAGGAACCCGCTGTTGGATGGCACCTGAAGTCCATGCATGTTTTACAAGAAGTGTACATTATAACTACaag gtgGATGTGTGGTCTTTAGGAATCACAGCCATAGAAATGGCAGAATACAATCCTC CACACATTAAACTCCGTGGTGCTGAGCTTTCCGAAAGGATTATGAATGGTCCAGCTCCAGCTCTAAAAGAGGATATATG GAGTAATAAATTCcacagatttattaataaatgccTTCAGAAGGATCCAGCCAAAAGACCATTCGCAAAGGAACTCCTATTAAACCGATTCATCACATATAATCAAGATGAAGACGAGGTGCAATATAGCATAGCAGAGCATATACATAAAG GAGCAAAGAATTAA